CATATTCCTAGCAATACTACCGATGAGTTTGCTAGGTTGCTTATCGCTTTTGCTTATTCGCTCAAACACCAACTTCGTAAAACAGACCCATCGGCTGATTTTATCACAAGGTTGTCGCCCGAATTGGTTCAAAAACTCGAAAACGTTCAATTTAAACCTACACTTTTGATTTATGAAATTGGTTTTTGGGTACAAAAAGCAAGAATAGAGGGCTATATAGATACCATAGGGCAGGCTGCCATGGACGAAAACCTGAATAAATTGTCGGGAATAGTAGGAGGTTGCGAACGAATTGCCTCTACGCCAATTCCGTATACTTATAGTGTGCTATTGCATCGCACTGTTTATTTATATTGCTTTTTTCTGCCCTTTGGATTGGTCGATAGCCTCGGCTGGCTTACGCCTCTTATTACGGTTTTTATTGCTTATACTTTTGTGGCATTTGAAACTATTGCCGACGAGCTGGAAGAACCTTTTGGAACATCGCCCAACGACCTTGCCCTGAATGCAATGTGCTTTACTATAGAAACAACGCTACTAGAAATGATTGGTAAGCCGATTGCTCCGCAGCCCAAATCGACAAAATACTTTATTGATTAAAGATAGCCTTAGCCCAAAACTACCTTTCGGTGTTTTTGTCCCCATGCTACAATTTGTCCAATAAGTGGAGTTAATGATTGGCCGTGGCTCGACAAACTATAAACAACCGAAGCCGATGCTAAGGTGTCTTCTTCACGCACTATCAGTTTGTTCATTTCTAGGTATTTTAGTTCTTTTGTCAACGTTCTGGGCGTAATAAGTCCCAAATCTCTTTTTAGCTCGTTAAAACGTTTTGCTTTGTCGCACAAACTGGCCAAAATAGCCCCACGCCAGCGGCCTCCAATAATGTCGAGAACATCCTGTACGTCTCGTAGTTGTACTTGTTTTTGTTTGTTTTTCATAAAAAAGTAGTATCCTAAAAGATAGCGGTATTTTATGCAAAGGTAGTATATTTTGGATACTTGTTTGATACCTTTGTTCAAAAAAAAACAATATGAATATCACAATAATAGGAGCTTCGGCAGGTGTTGGCTTAGAAACCGTAAAAAGGGCCTTAGATAGAAATCACTATGTGACTACACTTTCACGATCTCAGATGCAAATCAATGATAATGAAAGACTTATCAAATTGAAAGGTAGTGCAACCAGTAAAAGCGATTTGCTAAAGTCGATTGAAAATGCCGATGCTGTAATAGTAGCCTTAGGTACTGGCAAAAGCATGAAAGCTACTACTTTATATTCTGATTTTGCCAAGCTTTTGGTCGAAATTCAAGCAGAAACAAAAGTGTCTATTCCCTTTATTATACTGACTGGGTTTGGGGCAGGAGAAAGCGGAAAATACCACGATAGTTTTATCATGAAAATGGCTTTTAAATTCTTGTTAAATGATGTTTATGCCGATAAAACCAAAATGGAAGAAATCATTGCAGGGTCAAGCATTACATGGGAGATTGTACGCCCTGGCCTTTTGAAAGATAAGCCTCTGACAGAAAAATACAGAGTCGAAAACCAACTCTACAAAGGCATAAATATTGGTAGTATTAATAGAATCGATGTGGCAGATTTTTTAGTGAAACAAGCCGAAAACCCAACTGAGCTTTATCAATATCCAGCATTGTCTAATAACTAATTGTGCCAAAACGAACACCAATAATTAGGAATGTATTTGCCTGATTATTAGTTTTTAAGTTATAGGCTGTTTGGCAATCGACCAATTTGCTAGTCGATAACGCTGTAAATATGCTTAATGATGTCGAGGAAATCTTTCTGATATTTTCTACCAATTGGGATTATCATTTTATTAATGCTGATTTCGTTTGCCGAAAACTCATGAATATGGTTGATATTGACTAAATACGAACGGTGTACCCTAAACATATTGGCCATTTGGAGCTTTTCTTGGATTTCCGTTATACTTCTTTTTATTACATATTTTTTATTGGTATTAGTAACCACATTTATATAATTGCCATCGCTTTCAATATACGAAATATGATTGTAGCTGACTTTGATGAATTGGTGGTTTTGTTTGATAAAAATAGAAGGCTCATTTGTTTTTATTGGTAATGAGTTGGTTATTAGTGGATTAATAGAAAAGGCAGATTCTACTGTTCCAAGGATTCTGGTCGATAAAGCTTGAGTTGTCATAAAAATGTGCTAATGCTTTAAGGGTATTTCTTCGTAATGTGTTTATCCAACGTTGGTTTGGAGCAACACACTAAAATAATTTGTTTGAGATAGATATTACAGAAGTATCAATAGTTATGAAACGGTGTTTTACTTCTTTATCACAAATAAAATACATAGAAGATTGTTACTTTGGTGCTTCTTGTATCAATGGGAGTTTTGGCTGAATGAATGGGCAAATTTCATACACAGAAAACCTTCATAAAAGAAACAATAGCACTAGAATCAGCTAAATCGGAAATATACGCCACAGGTATTTTGCATCTTAAAATTGATGTAAATACCTGTGGCATATACCTATAAAGAAAATAGTGTTTTATAAAAGTTATTTAAAAACTTTGGCAACAGCCGAATTGATTTGCAAAGCGTAAAATAGCTAGAAAAGCTGCACAACAAGAAAGTAAATGGGCATTCCAATGGTAATATTAATTGGAAAAGTTACTGCCAGTGGCATTGGTAAATAAAGTCCGGGGTTGGCCTTGGGTACTGTAATTTTCATGGCTGCAGGTACAGCAATATACGAGGCACTGGCTGCCAGTACAGCAAAGATAAATCTGTTGGTAATATCGCTAGTAACAAACGAGCTGACTATGGCAAAAAAACAACCATTTATCAGAGGAATGATGATGGCAAAAACAAAAGGAAACCAGCCAAAAGAGAAAAATGATTTTAGCTTTCGGCCACTTGTAATACCCATGTCTAGCAAAAAAATCGCTAAAAAACCTTTGAAAAGGTCGTTGGTAAAGGGCTTGATACCTTCGGCTTGTTTGGCATTGGCCAAAAACCCAATCACCAAACTTCCAAGAATAAGCAATACACTACCGTTGGTCAATGAATGAGTAAGAACAGCTCTTTTTTGTATTTTCTGTGAATCGTCTTTGTTGTATACCGAAATCAAAATGAGTCCAACAATAATGGCTGGCGACTCCATTAGTGCCATGATGGC
The DNA window shown above is from Flectobacillus major DSM 103 and carries:
- a CDS encoding bestrophin family protein: MIQRKRKNWFYMLFVWHGSVLPQLLPRLLLLLLFSAVIVYFKGTLYSYKIPLNPAPFTIFGLAVALFLGFRNNASYDRFWEGRKLWGALLIDTRSLLRQALSLTQPHIPSNTTDEFARLLIAFAYSLKHQLRKTDPSADFITRLSPELVQKLENVQFKPTLLIYEIGFWVQKARIEGYIDTIGQAAMDENLNKLSGIVGGCERIASTPIPYTYSVLLHRTVYLYCFFLPFGLVDSLGWLTPLITVFIAYTFVAFETIADELEEPFGTSPNDLALNAMCFTIETTLLEMIGKPIAPQPKSTKYFID
- a CDS encoding winged helix-turn-helix transcriptional regulator codes for the protein MKNKQKQVQLRDVQDVLDIIGGRWRGAILASLCDKAKRFNELKRDLGLITPRTLTKELKYLEMNKLIVREEDTLASASVVYSLSSHGQSLTPLIGQIVAWGQKHRKVVLG
- a CDS encoding NAD(P)-dependent oxidoreductase, with the protein product MNITIIGASAGVGLETVKRALDRNHYVTTLSRSQMQINDNERLIKLKGSATSKSDLLKSIENADAVIVALGTGKSMKATTLYSDFAKLLVEIQAETKVSIPFIILTGFGAGESGKYHDSFIMKMAFKFLLNDVYADKTKMEEIIAGSSITWEIVRPGLLKDKPLTEKYRVENQLYKGINIGSINRIDVADFLVKQAENPTELYQYPALSNN
- a CDS encoding LytR/AlgR family response regulator transcription factor, whose protein sequence is MTTQALSTRILGTVESAFSINPLITNSLPIKTNEPSIFIKQNHQFIKVSYNHISYIESDGNYINVVTNTNKKYVIKRSITEIQEKLQMANMFRVHRSYLVNINHIHEFSANEISINKMIIPIGRKYQKDFLDIIKHIYSVID
- a CDS encoding sodium-dependent bicarbonate transport family permease: MNFNLLIENLTNPALLFFVLGIVAVYLKSDLEIPPNSSKFISLYLLFSIGFKGGQELSHETLTSEIGWSMLLGISISSLIPFYTFFILKKKLNVFDAGAIAAAYGSVSAVTFVTAVSFLESQQLTLHGHMVAIMALMESPAIIVGLILISVYNKDDSQKIQKRAVLTHSLTNGSVLLILGSLVIGFLANAKQAEGIKPFTNDLFKGFLAIFLLDMGITSGRKLKSFFSFGWFPFVFAIIIPLINGCFFAIVSSFVTSDITNRFIFAVLAASASYIAVPAAMKITVPKANPGLYLPMPLAVTFPINITIGMPIYFLVVQLF